Proteins encoded together in one Anaerococcus murdochii window:
- the kdpF gene encoding K(+)-transporting ATPase subunit F: MLLLLIVILGVLCYLFYALINPEKF, encoded by the coding sequence ATGTTACTATTATTAATTGTTATTTTAGGGGTTTTATGCTATTTGTTTTATGCACTGATTAACCCTGAGAAATTTTAA
- a CDS encoding sensor histidine kinase, translating into MEKKGELTIFFGYCAGVGKTYNMLEVAHEKYLEGIDVVVGYVELHDRKDTLALMNGLDIIDYKKINYKDHIFNELDIDKSLDRKPDIILVDELAHTNAPGSRHKKRYQDVEELLRAGIDVYTTLNVQHLESLHDIVESITNIKVNERIPDYVFDNADHIKIIDIEVEQLIERLKEGKIYNYSQSKKALDNFFTIDNLISLREIALRRYADKINLYTDEKNKPFLKEHILVCLGPSPTNQKVIRTAYRMANSFHAEFSALYVETSESKNFSNTEKNNLQKNIDLAKHLKANIVSSYGDDISFQISQYAKLSGVSKLVLGRSSQKISFLNKTTIIDEITKDAPNLDIFIIPDANSEYKKKNIRLDEFVHFDREDLIVTLLILLATTVLSYALFIFDFNTTNIVLLYTLSSCIVGYTTKHPIYNILALLLNIFIIDFIFIPPYYSLRIYSKEYLMIFIIMIIVSFFISLMQNRLKKENILTTQQSHSLEVLLQTSQRLQLSKNYDEVMYETCYQLHKLLNKVIIFYPVFKSSLLSPIIYNPKNVANMKEIYLQDSEKTVAKWVFLNNDSAGAGTNTLTNANGLYFAIRKNSAVYGVVGIDMSDKSIGSQLSVNDKSLLIAMLNEIALAIDSLENKSCYINLNKN; encoded by the coding sequence ATGGAAAAAAAAGGTGAATTGACAATCTTCTTCGGATACTGTGCAGGTGTCGGCAAGACATACAATATGCTAGAAGTTGCCCACGAAAAGTACCTAGAAGGCATAGATGTGGTTGTTGGTTATGTAGAACTTCATGATAGAAAAGATACTCTAGCATTAATGAATGGTCTAGATATAATAGACTATAAAAAAATAAACTATAAAGATCATATTTTTAATGAACTGGATATAGATAAGTCCCTAGATAGAAAACCTGACATCATATTAGTAGATGAGCTTGCCCATACCAATGCACCAGGCAGTAGACATAAAAAAAGATACCAAGATGTAGAGGAATTACTTAGAGCAGGCATTGATGTATACACAACATTAAATGTCCAACACCTGGAGAGCCTTCATGATATAGTAGAATCAATTACTAATATAAAAGTCAATGAACGTATACCTGATTATGTTTTTGATAATGCTGACCATATAAAAATAATAGATATTGAAGTAGAACAATTAATTGAAAGATTAAAGGAAGGAAAAATATATAATTATTCCCAGTCTAAAAAAGCCCTAGATAATTTTTTTACTATAGATAATCTTATCTCGCTTAGGGAAATAGCTTTAAGAAGATATGCTGATAAAATAAATTTATATACTGACGAAAAAAATAAACCATTTTTAAAAGAACATATACTAGTGTGTCTTGGCCCATCACCCACTAACCAAAAAGTAATCAGAACTGCTTATAGGATGGCTAACTCTTTCCATGCAGAGTTTAGTGCCCTATATGTAGAAACATCTGAAAGCAAAAATTTTTCTAATACAGAAAAAAATAACTTACAAAAAAATATAGACTTGGCTAAACATCTAAAAGCTAATATCGTTTCTTCTTATGGTGATGATATATCATTTCAAATTAGCCAATATGCAAAACTTAGTGGAGTATCAAAGCTTGTCTTGGGAAGATCCTCACAGAAAATATCATTTTTAAATAAAACAACTATAATTGATGAGATTACTAAGGATGCTCCAAATCTTGATATATTCATAATCCCTGATGCTAACAGTGAGTATAAGAAAAAAAATATAAGGCTAGATGAATTTGTGCATTTCGATAGAGAAGATCTGATAGTAACTTTGCTCATACTGTTAGCTACAACTGTACTATCTTATGCCTTATTTATTTTTGATTTTAATACAACTAACATAGTTTTGCTTTATACTCTATCATCCTGCATAGTTGGATACACAACAAAACACCCTATATACAATATTCTTGCTCTCTTGCTAAATATATTTATTATAGATTTTATATTTATACCACCCTATTATTCTTTGAGGATTTACTCAAAAGAGTATCTGATGATATTTATAATAATGATCATAGTTTCTTTTTTCATTAGCCTAATGCAAAATAGACTAAAAAAGGAAAATATACTAACAACTCAGCAGTCACACAGCTTAGAGGTTCTGCTTCAAACAAGCCAGAGATTGCAGCTAAGCAAAAACTATGATGAAGTAATGTATGAAACCTGCTATCAACTACATAAGCTCCTAAACAAGGTAATAATATTTTATCCTGTTTTCAAAAGCTCACTTTTGTCGCCAATAATTTATAACCCAAAAAACGTCGCAAATATGAAAGAAATATATTTGCAAGACTCCGAGAAAACTGTAGCAAAATGGGTATTTTTAAATAATGATAGTGCTGGTGCAGGCACAAATACTCTAACTAATGCTAATGGCTTATATTTTGCCATTAGAAAAAATAGTGCAGTCTATGGCGTTGTCGGCATAGATATGTCAGATAAAAGTATCGGTAGTCAATTGTCAGTAAATGATAAATCTCTGCTTATAGCCATGCTAAACGAGATCGCTCTGGCAATTGATTCATTGGAAAATAAGTCTTGCTATATAAACCTTAATAAAAATTAA